The Candidatus Eisenbacteria bacterium DNA segment CATAGACCGTATAGGTGTTCTCCCAGCCTTCCTTGGGGGAGAGAAACAAGAAAACCCTTTCGCCGGGTGTGAAACTGTTTTCACCCGGAACCTCACCGATCAAGTCATCCACTTGTCCGCCTAATGTGAAAACCTCGATGATAGGCCGCGGGGCGCCCTTGAAGCTTTCCTCAATAGCGATAGTGGTTAATGTGATTGGATAACCGCCATCCTCGGCCAAACGAGTCTCCTGTTCCAGGACTTCACCCATGATGATCGTCGGGCTCATCTCCAACAGATCCTGGGTTCCCAAACGGACAACGCTTGTGCCGAGGAGGGTGGCCGGTATAAGGGCAAGGCCTAAGACCATCATGAAGGCCATTCGGCGATGCTTCCCATGCATGGGTGCCTCCTTTCGCATCTCCATTTGATGCAGGCGTCGCAAACACAGGCCGAGCCACAACCGGGGATTTCCATCCCAAGACGCGCTCAGTCTTTCAAGAAAGTGCTTACACACTTAGTGCTTTGAATTATACGTGGTTAAATGGTGAATGTCAATCCGAGGGGATGGTGGAATCGCTGGATGGTGGACCTGATGGTATAAGAGCTTTTCTCTATTGCACCGTCCCGGACACCCGGGTTGCGAAGATTGATTTTGATTCAGTTTAGAGATGATCGCATCTGGTCACTATCATATTGTCCAACAACGAGTTTTGTGACGGCTTCCAAATTTTGGCATCCTGCGTCCATCGAGTTCTGGGTTGGCATATCTCCTGCACAAGAACTTCAGCAGACGGGTGCAATGCTGGAGGAGTCGGACACGATATTGAGCAGCGGGATCCAGCGAGCCGCTGGCCCAAACGATAGGAGTTGATCATGAAGTCGCGCAAACGAACGCTACTCTATTTGGGATTCATCCTTTTTGTCGGTTTGCTGGTGGCTGGGTGTGGAGATGATGTCAATCAGCCGGAGCCGGGGGCCGCAGGCGATGATTATTCCGATCTGGAGCTGAATGATCCCAATGGCGGATATATTGAGACCGACGAGCCGGAGATTGTCTCTGATCCCTTCTTGATGGATCTCGTTGGTTCCGAAGGATATGCAGACGACCCCCTGCAGGATGACCCGGATATCCTCGAGGCCCTGGCCGATTCTTCACTGTACGATCTCTATGTGATCCGGGCGGCGTGGGGGGTCCTGCCCGTCGCCGATGAGGCTTCTCTTGGAGATGCTCCTGAGGTCGACTGGTCGGGATCCTTCACCTGCTCTGAAGGAGCGCTCCTCGCCCTTCGCAAAATAAGGTTTGAGCGTGATGATCGCTTCGTCCGGCCGCGGACGGCCCCCGATACCCTGGAGTTTGTTTCATCGACCTTTGGTCATTTCGATGCCGTCCTCATTCTTCTGGCGATCAAATCTGATGAGAGCGATGGCACGGAAACCCTGACCCTAACGACGGAACCCTTTACACATACCTGGACCCTCGCCGATTTGGATAGTCTCAATGAGGTCTACGGCACCTCGATTGTGGATCACCAGGTCTCTATTGTTTCCTTCAGCCGCGAGGCCGGCTCTTGCGAGAGAGGCTTTGTGATGGGGCAGTGGAAAGGCGACCGGGAGGATCGCGGTGTCTTCCGTGGCGTCTGGCTGGGCTATAACGGAACGGCCTATGGCTTCCTCAAGGGTCATTACGGCCAGCGGAACCGGACCCAACCCGTTCTCTTCGGAAAGTATTTTGACGGTGATGGGGATTTTCTGGGATTCATCAGGGGCAGCTATTCGCATCGCGAACCCAATTCCGGCCGCTTCCGGGCTCTGTGGATCGATCCGGATGATGTTGAGCTCGGCGGTATGTCGGGACATTGGGTCAGCGTCCCCGCGGCCCGGCGAGGCTTCTTCAACGGGCGCTGGGGGATCAAATGCGAAGACAATGACGGATAGGATCGATCCTTTCGAAATCTTTAACGGGCCCCCGTATCTCATGAAGACAGATCCCCCGCTTCACGGCGGGGGCCCTTTTTTTGATCCTCTCGATAAATGTTTGTTTACAGCCTGTCCGGGAGTCGTGCTTCGACCGCCCCCATCGGGACGATTTATGATATAATAGAGAAGAATATGGGCGCTCCAGAACGGATCTCGCAACAGAGCGCTGCTCAACAGCTGTGCGTGTGCATCGGGAGGCTTCCATGCGGATAATCAAAGGGTTGAGATTCTCTGGGGTCGCTGCAATCTGTATCATTTTCTCTTTCTTGCTGCCCCAGAGTGCCATGGCGGGTTTGGTCGTCAATGAAGTCATGACCACCAATGAGACCGCTCTGCAAGACGAGTTCGCCGATTTTGACGATTGGATCGAGATTCATAACACCGGCGCCGGATCCGTCAATATCGAGGGGATGTTTCTCACCGACGACTTTTTCTTTCCCACAAAATTCGAGCTTCCCGACACGCTCATTCCGACCGGAGGTTATATCATTATCTGGTGCGATAATGAGATGAACGAGGGCCCGCTTCATACGAATTTCAAATTGGATGGGGATGGGGAGCAGATCGGGATCTTTAATACTCTGTTTAATGGAAACGGACCGGTCGATACTCTGAGTTTTACGCAGCAGATCCCCAATGTATCACTCGGCCGGTATCCCAATGGAACCGGTAATTTCACATTTATGGGGGATTACACGCCGGGGTCGGAAAACTCGGCGCCGTACAATCTGCCGCCCTACATTACCGAAACAAAGCATTTCCCCTTCAATCCGACCGACTCGGACCCGGTCGCCGTCACGGCGACGATCGTCGAAGATCTTGTTCTCACGGAGGCCGTCTTGCATTACAACGCGGGCGCCGGATATGCGACGGTCACGATGTTTGATGACGGCAATCACGACGATGGCGCCGCCGGGGATGAAATCTATGGGGCTTCGATACCAGCCCAATCGAATGGCACCTTTGTCTCTTACTATGTCTCGGCCCTGGATGATTTGGGCCTCTCCGCGACCGATCCCCCGACGGCTCCCGCCGCGGCCTATATCTATGAAGTGGGATATCTTTCCCCCGTTTTATATGTGAATGAATTCCTGGCGAGCAACGCGACCACAAATACTGATGAATGGGGCGACCCTGATGATTGGGTTGAGATTTTCAATGGAAGCGGCCAGAACATCAATCTGGAGGGAATGTACCTGACCGACAATCTTGATGATCACAACAAGTTCGTCTTTCCCGATACACTCCTGCTTTCAGGAGAATTCTTATTGGTCTGGTGCGACGGCGAGGCGCATGAAGGCCCGCTGCACACGGCATTCAAGCTCAGCGCCGGCGGGGAACAGGTCGGCATTTACGATTCCGATATCCATGGAAATGTCGTGATTGATTCCCTC contains these protein-coding regions:
- a CDS encoding lamin tail domain-containing protein, which encodes MRIIKGLRFSGVAAICIIFSFLLPQSAMAGLVVNEVMTTNETALQDEFADFDDWIEIHNTGAGSVNIEGMFLTDDFFFPTKFELPDTLIPTGGYIIIWCDNEMNEGPLHTNFKLDGDGEQIGIFNTLFNGNGPVDTLSFTQQIPNVSLGRYPNGTGNFTFMGDYTPGSENSAPYNLPPYITETKHFPFNPTDSDPVAVTATIVEDLVLTEAVLHYNAGAGYATVTMFDDGNHDDGAAGDEIYGASIPAQSNGTFVSYYVSALDDLGLSATDPPTAPAAAYIYEVGYLSPVLYVNEFLASNATTNTDEWGDPDDWVEIFNGSGQNINLEGMYLTDNLDDHNKFVFPDTLLLSGEFLLVWCDGEAHEGPLHTAFKLSAGGEQVGIYDSDIHGNVVIDSLTFGAQTTDISFGRSQDGGPEWIFFDVPTPGATNAASGVADEGASGLRFRLLGNAPNPARDGTRITFQIPDARRVVLRVITPDGREVTRLYDGMLNTGGHIVTWDARDDAGRRVPAGVYFYKLNAGQDQASGKILLIR